DNA sequence from the Manihot esculenta cultivar AM560-2 chromosome 11, M.esculenta_v8, whole genome shotgun sequence genome:
TAAATTTCTTGCAGGTAATCTCGGTCAATCTCAAGCCTCTGTGCCCATCAAGCTTTTTGGAAGTTTGGCAGCACTTGCTCACTCTAATGGTACCTAATATTGAACATCACTATTGCTTTTCAAATTTAAGTTTTTAGTGCAATTACTAGCACTGATCTTTCAACTTACAGGTGAAGAAATTCCAGCAGTAAATAGGCCTACTCAATCTTCCAGTGTTCCTTCTGGACCATCTCTTGATAGAGATGCGCCCATGTGCCCTTCTGAAGCTCCCAAACCTCGGTGCAAAAAGGCCAGATCAATTAAACCTGCCAGTCATCTGTCAGCTCCAACACTGGTCCGAACTGGTCCACCACATGCACCTGTAGCTTCAGTTGGTTCCTTAAGCCCACCCATAGCCCAGAGCGTTCCCAGTCGCCCTCCGCTAGCTTGCACTTCTTCACGTCTTCCATCCTTTCCCGGAGCTTCTTCACCTCACTATATAAAGTGGCAGGGAGGGAAAGGTATTTCTCAAAGCTTCTTTGATCAAGTTGTGTTTGACTTCTCCCACCCAACCCCCACCCcccaaataaaaatataaaattacaatCCGCTTTTCAAGTGACAAGTTTAGTGGCACATTCTCAAGGGTCTTCTTGGCCAGTGGAATGTTGTTGTGCCTTGTTTACCCTTACCTGGTATATTGGAAACCAAAAGATTTGTCATTTGGCTGGTCCAGCTTATGACACGTTATGCATTTCATCAATCCTAGGACCACAGGAATATGATTGAtgaggctcttcttcttttttctttttgggtaTTAGATCAGTTTATACTTGCTGATAATGTGGTTAGATGTTGACAATATCTAGAATTCTGTGGATGGATAATTTCTGAAATGGTAGTATTGATGAAAGACTCTTCCTTGCAGGAGAATATACAACCCCTCGGCCAAGTGGAAATCAATGTCATATATGTAAGAGGGACCTCTCATTCAATCCGGAAGGTCCCATATACCAGCCAGAGAAACCAATAACTGCTGCTGTCTTGCCATGCGGCCACCACTTCCATGATTCTTGCTTGCAGCGCATCACTCCTCAAAACCAAGCTCAAGATCCTCCTTGTATTCCATGCGCCATGGCCGACAACAACTAGCTCTTTTTCATCATGCTTATTCATGCCCtcaactttttatttattaatttttactttgACATCATTATTCAGGATTTATAGGAAAATGAAAGTTCTATAGAAGAGTGAATGGTTAAGTTAAATAGCTAAAATTAACTGTACATAGCAAGTGAAAGTGATTAATATGATCTTTAGTTTACTTAATTGCTATGCCACTTTAAGTTGTATATAGTGGTTGACGCAAtttcatttaatatatatttccaAGTAAAATATTGACCCTTCAACCACCAAGAGTTTGGTGCATCAGAGGTTTGCTTATCTATTCAAGTATTGAATTCTTTTACTGTCTTATCTTTGATGGCTCTGAAAAATCTGCAGAAAGATAAAAGGGATTGGGAAGGGGACAGCAGCACATGATTCTGGAGCAACTCCTGCATACATTGCTTGTTGGAGCTTTGGAGTACTGTGAGGACCTACGAATTATCATACGCAAAACTCAAAGGTAATAATGAGAATGATGAGATGGGCCAGTTATGAGTTTGAGGATTAAGAGTAGGACCTAAACGGTAGGTACCCATGGAAATTctctatattaatttaattaattcgattaaaatttatcttaaattatttaaatttatctcaaatttaattattattattattattattatttaaataatagctgaacttgttttatatttttaaattaataatttatataaaaatatatttttattagtaatttttatttaaaaacgacatttgtaaaaaaatttaaatttcaattaattaaaatgaaaaggtataaaaattttataaataaattcagaTAATGAATAATCTatatgtgaaaaatatatttatttctgATATAACATTTTAAAATCCTTTTATTAAAAGTCGATCGGATGAAATAGTAAAATACTGACACCTAATTGAGAGCTTGATAAATGGGCCCATCTTGAATGGGCTGATTTAAATGCAGGGAATAGAACTTATGAGGCTTGAGGATGAAGTGGGTCTGGAAAGTGGACACCGTCAATGCCGTACAGTGAGCAGAGCACCACTCCCCAAAAGTGTATGTACGGTGAGTTCACCTTACAAAGTGAGATGTCTGAATTCTAACTGTTTAGTACCGATTATATATAAATgagtgaatatttttttttattttaaatttattcctctcatatataattaataattaaaaaaattatataaacatcactttttaataaaattcgaTATTTGAAATTCACTTAAATAACTAGCAAATAAGCTCATgtgatgaaatttaaatttgataataatagataatataaatacatataatgGGATTAATATCATGTTAAAAATTAAGTCCAGATTTAatgtaaaaatatgaaaaatcaaAGGTGGTAATATTTATTAAGtcgtaaattttttattttcaaattaaaaaaatattataaattctaATCTTATTTTCCTATTAATTcaggatttatttatttttttctgtttttaaaatgaatagatTCGAATAATCAAATGTTTTTTGCATGCCAACTGGATGCGGCGATCAATTCAATGGAAACCTACCTGACCTAAATTTGCTGCATATCAAGTattcttattatatatatatagtaaaatcacttttttaattttttatcaaagaaAAATGTTAAcgtatttatttatgaaatatttataattttaattatatattatttttaatatttatattatttagtcatttcactaaataaaatattaaacaataacttacttcaattttaattataatgataaaataatttgattgtataaaatatagtggtattttaatttaataattttgaaataggaATTTagtagtattttattttattttatatttaatttataaaaaaatagaaaatttgatGGCTTTGACTTGTTTGTATTgcatattttcttaaaaaattaaaatcaaaagttAAGGAGGAGTATCGTTATTGGAAAACTGTCAACTGTCTGCTCAACTTTAAATCCTTAGGTCGGAAATAAAGGGTGTAACGGAGCAGAAGTCGTGCCAGAATCACCAAAGGTGtctgttaaaaaaaattgttcatAAAAGAATTAAGGATGGTGGTGAtggttttaaaatttaattttaactaagaatattaaaatatatattttttaataaataaaattataaaatatatcgatcataatatatatttataaattaatttactactaaataatttctcaactatttataaatatttaattaaatatataattattttaaattttaaatatttataaatattaaataatttatatggcGGATGAATCTAAGTAGGCTGAAGTAGTGCAGGCAGGACAGTGGAAGCATGGAAATTGCAGCTAACTTTTTATAAAGAGATTCCAAACTCCAAGAAACTTCCTCACTTCGAGAAAAATCCGTTTATGCTCTAGGGGATATGCTCCCaacaatttctttttattttttatttttttttctataaaatattacattttatattttgtattttttaaaatcagcaAAAAAACAGAaagacatttaaaaaaaaaaaaaaataacaaaaacaaGGATGGAGTTTTACATAGAAAAGGCAAGCTAAATGGGACCCATACACCCAACTGCTGGCTTAAAATCTTCGACAGAAAATCCAAATCCCAAGCGTTGAGAAGCTTTGATGGTCCCGGTCACCGTTCTCATTTCCTTGTAGCTGAAGTCTCCCAAAACTATCTTCTCTCTCAGAAAATATCGATTTTTATGTTGGATTCTTGATTATTCAAGCTCCTCTGCTatggaaaagaagaaagattACAGTAATAAGGATGGGAAGAAGGTGTTGGATGGGCTTTTAGATGGCTTCTCTCCAGTCTCTACGCCTAGAATCTTTTGGAAATCTCGAAGGAGATCAGGTAATATTTTGTTTGTTTTGATTCAACTTGCTGTTTCTCTTCTCTTTCTGTTTGTTTTCCGagaaaaaacaataacaaaggaATACTAGAGAAAAGAGAATGTTGAATTCAGCATGGTTTAATCCAATAAACCCATGTCTAGGGATCTGATATGAGTGaagaatattttcattttttctttttggattGGGTTTGTGAGATTTCTCTTCAAATTGGTCAATTCTACAATTTTTGAAACTTTAGTTAGTAGTATCAAAAGCAAGATTATCATTTGATTTGCTTAATTTCTTGGaataatttcataatttcaTAAGTTGTTAATTGTGCTTCAACAAATCGAGGGAAAGAGGCAGCAATAGCTTTGACATTTTTGTTGGTTAGAGAGAGAACAGTAATTCTATGACTGTCTGCTAGAGTATTTTCTTTGCTGTTATATCAATTTTAATGTTAGGTTAGCTCACCATtataagtttaattttaatttggaaaaaaaataattttatttttttttaattttatccaaAGATTAAGAAAacccattttttaattttcttgatttttcatttacgtttaaattaaaaattaaaaatagacaaATTGAGCATTTCAATGCACAGTGAAATTCAGTGGTAAGCTGTCTCTGTCATATTGACCATGGAAGGTCTCGTAGTGTTATGCTAAAATCTCTGCCCCTGCTTCAATTTTTTTCCTGCATTTATCTATAGATTTTTTTGGATAATTGTAATTATTTGAAATAAGATGGACATGGTGCACCCTCTTTCCACCatcaaatgaaaattttaactgATTATCCAAGACTCTCTCTCCATTTTATTGGTTgatgattataataattaataattacttgataattataataattaataattaattaaagagagaaaataataattaatataaaaaaatacatttcaATGAGAAGATGGAGAATATTAGATGGACACTTAAAGTTAGAAACTTAAATAACTAATTATAATTAGAATAAAAATGAGTTTGGGATAATTTTCGGCAGTTATGTGAGGTTAAGGTTTCAATTCTCCTAGATGAAACAAATATCACTGAGAGTACCCTACTCTTTAATAAGCGGATCCAACCCGGTGTGGATACGACTTAGTTTAGTGGGCATGTTCCTTCTTGTCCTCAAGAACTCTGAGTCAAATAGTTACCCTTCAAATTCGGACTAGCCGATCATTATAAGCCATTGGTccaaatgcttttttttttttgagaaaaaaaaaaaagaaaattgtttGCCAATTCAACAATGTCCATCCTGCAGCAATTTTAGTTGACAAATTCTAATAGCTCTTACCCCTTCCAACTTAGCAGTTGAGCTTGGTGGCTTGTTTTAGCGGTAACTTGTCATGCAGGAAGAAACATGTCTGTGATCATATAAGGCAGGAAAAGTAGAAGAATCAATAATATGTGAAGGAAAGAAGAGTACTGAATCAATGAAACCGTCTGTTTGTTTGGAAGGATTAACGGGAGAAAATGCAGATGAGGTTGTGGTGGAATCATTTTATCATCAACGGATCAATAATGTATTTTTGTTTAAATTACAGTTTTCCTATCATTTCACTTGATAGCTTCTTCACCTTATTCAACGGATGCATTTTCATCCCATGTATTTTGTATTTGCATTTCTCCTCCAGTGGTACTGCTCAAAGCAGCATCATATAAAGGCCACCCATTACATTTCTTATGCTGTTGTTTTGTAAACTTGCCCTATCTAAAATTGTTGGAAGTAGAATGGTAACTCATTTCCAACAGCTAGCGGGAGGAATTTAGACAAGGTAACAGACGATACAGCTAAAGAAACTCCTAGCAAACAGGAAGAAATTTCCAATGATGAAGACATGCAGGAGCCCAAAGAACTTCCAGAACTCTCAGAACGGCGAAAAGCTCTCTTTGAACCATTGGAACCTGTGACAAATATCAATGGAAAACGACCTTCAGCTGAATCCCTTCTACCTCCACCTGATTTTGACTCAGCAAGCTATCCCAAGGGTTGGCTAATTGGAAAGAAGCGGAAGCTTGTTAATGTAGATGTTGTTGAGAGCATGAGAAGGATTGCTGTTCAGGAAATGAACAGAAAGGTATTGATTCTCAAACATGGATTGTAGGTTTCACATGCATAATACATACACAATCATTGGATATTTTTGTAGGACCGAGAGATTAATGGCCTAAATGAGCAGTTGGAAGAGGATGCGAGGTGTTTAGAACACCTGCAACTCCAGCTTCTCCAAGAACGAAGTAAACGTGCTGaggtagagagagagaatgCTATGTTGCACGACCAAATATCCATGCTGATGAACATGatagaggaaaatgaacaaaTGGGCGATCAAGGTGCCACAGATGAGGGCCCTGATGAGCCTTAAAAGATAGCTTtgcttctcttttttctttatattttattcttttataggTTGGTTTGAATGCATGGATGTCCTGATAGTTTGTTGGAAGTCGTATTACCTTGTGCATGATGGATGATGTTTATAGTTTTGAGTATCGCATTTGTAGGCATATACATCAAAATAATTTGTCCATTTGTAAATCGCCTGCTTGCCCaacaacatttttttttatcaattattctGTGTTTatattgttcatgttttgcTCATGACATTGGAAATTAAGTAGTTAAAAATGCATATCGAGCTTTGTTCGCAATAATagagaaagaataaaaagaacaaaaaaGTTCAATGTCATTCTCGTAAGATCAGACaagacaataataaattaataaatactgCAAATTTGCAATATTGTGGCCAAactgaattattaaaatatcagaATAGAGGGGCAAAAGGGCGGATGCTACATTGAAAACCCAATACGCTCGAGTCTAATTACGATGAGTTGGGACTACAGAAAGCTGTATAAAGAAAGCACCACCAAACTCCAGGAATAAACATGCGAGGATCCTTCATCAATACAAAATTTCAAAATCCCCAAGCTTCTACGATTTAAAGTCACTGCAAAACATAATATCCACAGAAGTCCTGTCCACGATCACTTGAAAATGATGCAACACACTGGACCTTCCCCTACATATTATGCAAAAATTGGGGGAGGGAGGCAATCCTTGGGAGATTAAGCAGTAGCTCCCCAACTGAATCCTTCCTTGACATGGACGGTGGCTGTTTGCAGCTGGAAACGCTATTAGACTGATCCTCGGACACTGGAAAACCCTCCACAAATTTATTCTGGCAGGTCGCTGCGCTGAGGGATTCAGTTCCATCAATTCTCTCATTAACGTCTGCTTCAAGATCAATGCAACCCTTAGCCTGCAAATTCAGTGCTGATCCAGGATCTCTCTGCAGTAAACAACAAAGAGAATTGACCCTTGACATGAGGCACTGCTCGTCTGATGCAGATGTAAGTTGCGTGTCACTAAGCAAGTATTGGGTAATTTCCCCCAGAATCTCTCTGTTCATCGGGTCGCCATTTGAAATATAAGGATTTCCAGATATCTGTTCTGAAATGCATTGTCCAAGGTGGTTCACTAGGTCGCTCATTGACATGGATGGCTGAATCCCAGGCACCTTTATTTGATCCCAATGGCTTGGTATCTTCTGCCTGCTGGTTTTCAAACTCCTGATTTCTTCAACTGCATCATTGTCCATcactataattaaaaaaaaaaaaagattagttGGACCAGCAAGGATTccctagaagaagaagaagtcaaTGTTTTCCCAAAATTAAACGTGTAGACTTGGAAAGAACAATATTGTATTGCAGGATAGGCAACAAAAATTGAGCTTCCTCACAGCCCTTTTG
Encoded proteins:
- the LOC110626721 gene encoding protein HEADING DATE REPRESSOR 1 isoform X1; protein product: MEKKKDYSNKDGKKVLDGLLDGFSPVSTPRIFWKSRRRSASGRNLDKVTDDTAKETPSKQEEISNDEDMQEPKELPELSERRKALFEPLEPVTNINGKRPSAESLLPPPDFDSASYPKGWLIGKKRKLVNVDVVESMRRIAVQEMNRKDREINGLNEQLEEDARCLEHLQLQLLQERSKRAEVERENAMLHDQISMLMNMIEENEQMGDQGATDEGPDEP
- the LOC110626721 gene encoding protein HEADING DATE REPRESSOR 1 isoform X2, giving the protein MASLQSLRLESFGNLEGDQNGNSFPTASGRNLDKVTDDTAKETPSKQEEISNDEDMQEPKELPELSERRKALFEPLEPVTNINGKRPSAESLLPPPDFDSASYPKGWLIGKKRKLVNVDVVESMRRIAVQEMNRKDREINGLNEQLEEDARCLEHLQLQLLQERSKRAEVERENAMLHDQISMLMNMIEENEQMGDQGATDEGPDEP